The proteins below are encoded in one region of Flavobacteriales bacterium:
- a CDS encoding YeeE/YedE family protein, whose translation MESILEPWPWYVSGILLGVLVPAMLWLGSIFGVSGNLDSICGMLGAGRFADHFRFDLKERIPSLVFVVGAVVGGSIASNFLTAENYVVQISEAAVLSLTSLGITEFEGLQPHQIFNWSFLGTAQGLILMVGGGFLIGFGARYAGGCTSGHSITGMSSLQIPSLVATIGFFIGGLIATHLLMPLIFGQ comes from the coding sequence ATGGAGTCTATACTTGAACCGTGGCCTTGGTACGTGAGCGGCATCCTCTTGGGGGTTTTGGTTCCGGCCATGCTTTGGCTGGGTAGCATTTTCGGTGTTTCGGGCAATTTGGATTCCATCTGTGGCATGCTGGGTGCGGGCAGATTCGCTGACCATTTCAGGTTCGATCTGAAAGAGCGAATACCTAGTTTAGTATTCGTTGTAGGTGCAGTTGTTGGAGGATCTATTGCTTCAAACTTCCTGACGGCAGAAAATTACGTGGTTCAAATTTCTGAAGCTGCCGTTCTTTCCTTGACAAGTTTGGGCATTACGGAATTTGAAGGACTGCAACCGCATCAGATTTTCAATTGGTCGTTCTTAGGAACTGCACAAGGGCTTATACTGATGGTTGGGGGCGGTTTTCTTATCGGATTTGGCGCACGCTATGCAGGCGGATGCACATCGGGTCATTCCATTACAGGGATGAGTAGTTTGCAGATCCCATCGCTGGTTGCCACCATCGGTTTTTTCATTGGCGGATTGATCGCCACCCATTTACTCATGCCACTCATTTTCGGACAATGA
- a CDS encoding YeeE/YedE family protein, whose product MKNVRIIVAGVIFGIIMVKSEAVSWFRIQEMFRFQGFHMYGIICTAVVVGAILLQLVKRAHLKNLDGAVISIPQKPKLYRSALIGGIIFGIGWAFTGACPGPLFVNLGAGYRVMIVPILAAVIGAFVHGLVKRRLPQ is encoded by the coding sequence ATGAAGAATGTAAGGATCATAGTGGCGGGTGTCATCTTCGGGATCATCATGGTCAAATCCGAAGCTGTTTCGTGGTTCCGCATTCAGGAAATGTTCCGTTTTCAGGGTTTTCACATGTATGGCATCATCTGCACAGCAGTGGTGGTTGGGGCCATCTTGCTTCAGCTAGTGAAACGCGCTCATTTGAAAAATTTGGATGGCGCGGTCATCTCCATTCCTCAAAAACCGAAGCTCTATAGATCTGCCTTGATCGGAGGAATCATTTTCGGAATTGGTTGGGCATTCACTGGTGCTTGTCCTGGTCCGCTTTTCGTGAATCTAGGAGCTGGCTATAGGGTGATGATCGTTCCTATTCTTGCTGCGGTTATCGGTGCGTTTGTGCACGGATTGGTAAAACGGAGATTGCCTCAGTGA
- a CDS encoding OmpA family protein, with the protein MRQILIQFFRSTQFGLIGILLFLGIASSFAQQSLPETEKLSMRKVRGLAINSLRLGDTYSALVYYKEWSKRKPENVAVNFQLAELYRNSRDYAHASESYWKVLKLKGGADAYPMALYYAGDMDMQNGKYEDAKKNLLKFKHFAAEMKDTWYKKATLTKIEGCDLGISLRDSVNTSEVEHLDESINKAHIEFSPIPIDSVTLVYGSLVSDQVEFYDIETLDSTLLPKRKFYLAKKESGKWVSKGEFNEPTGGDQPEHIGNGALSPDGNRFYFTKCQENFQGKVICHLFFSEKENGKWGEPVEMNDQINLPNYTTTQPTIGRESKRNQEVIYFVSDRPEGKGGLDIWFTEYHARTKRFREPQNAGAVVNTPGTEFTPYYDVSTHTLYFSSDGNVGLGGLDVYKVEGEKSKWAKDSVQHLGKAVNSPADDFDFVLNKDRQTGFLVSNREGGVSLMNATCCDDIYAFEFVEYVNIHLKGLVIDSTCLDDVDIFLYMNDPETGTRYLAEELRGNPCTFSFTLEPGREYSIEAKKTGYFNDVVHVSTMKLTPADTLTKELKLEKIPRKPIVLNGINYGYDSADLTADAKISLDTGLYPIMTDNPQIIIELSSHTDSKGSDDYNLKLSERRAKSVVDYMISKGIDPQRLVPKGYGENKPIALNEFEDGTDNPDGRARNRRTEFEIIGELSEDQYLPEQD; encoded by the coding sequence TTGCGACAGATATTGATTCAATTTTTTCGCAGCACCCAATTCGGTCTGATAGGCATTCTTCTGTTTTTAGGAATTGCCTCATCTTTCGCGCAGCAAAGTTTGCCCGAAACGGAAAAACTGAGCATGCGAAAAGTGCGTGGCTTGGCCATAAACTCGCTTAGGTTGGGAGACACATATTCAGCACTTGTCTACTATAAAGAATGGTCAAAGCGTAAGCCTGAGAATGTAGCGGTCAATTTTCAGTTGGCCGAACTCTATCGAAACAGCCGCGATTACGCTCATGCATCCGAATCGTATTGGAAAGTGCTGAAATTGAAAGGAGGAGCAGATGCATATCCGATGGCATTGTATTACGCTGGCGATATGGATATGCAAAACGGCAAATACGAAGACGCGAAGAAGAACCTTCTCAAATTCAAGCATTTTGCTGCCGAAATGAAGGATACATGGTACAAAAAGGCAACGTTGACCAAAATTGAAGGCTGCGACCTCGGAATTTCATTGCGCGATTCTGTAAATACATCTGAGGTGGAACATTTGGATGAAAGCATCAATAAGGCGCACATCGAGTTCTCTCCAATTCCGATTGATTCTGTGACCTTGGTCTACGGTTCGTTGGTCAGCGATCAAGTTGAGTTTTACGACATCGAAACACTTGATAGCACACTACTTCCAAAGCGCAAATTCTATTTGGCCAAAAAGGAAAGCGGAAAATGGGTTTCCAAAGGCGAGTTCAACGAACCGACAGGTGGAGATCAACCGGAACACATCGGAAATGGAGCACTTTCGCCCGATGGAAACAGATTCTATTTCACCAAGTGTCAGGAGAATTTCCAAGGGAAAGTGATCTGCCATTTGTTCTTTTCTGAGAAGGAGAATGGAAAATGGGGCGAACCTGTTGAAATGAACGATCAGATAAATCTTCCGAATTACACCACCACGCAACCGACCATCGGACGCGAATCAAAACGGAATCAGGAAGTGATCTATTTCGTTTCTGACCGACCGGAAGGCAAAGGCGGATTGGATATTTGGTTTACCGAATACCATGCGCGGACCAAACGCTTTCGCGAACCGCAGAATGCAGGAGCGGTGGTAAATACTCCGGGAACTGAATTCACTCCTTATTACGATGTTTCTACGCACACCTTGTATTTCAGCTCTGATGGAAATGTGGGCCTCGGTGGATTGGATGTGTACAAAGTGGAAGGCGAGAAATCTAAATGGGCCAAAGATTCGGTTCAGCATCTCGGAAAAGCCGTCAATTCTCCTGCCGATGATTTCGATTTTGTATTGAATAAAGACCGCCAGACAGGATTTTTGGTCTCCAACAGAGAAGGTGGCGTTTCGTTGATGAATGCCACGTGCTGCGATGATATCTATGCCTTCGAATTTGTGGAATACGTGAATATTCACCTGAAGGGACTCGTTATCGATAGCACATGTTTGGATGATGTGGACATCTTCCTTTACATGAATGATCCAGAGACAGGAACAAGGTACTTGGCAGAAGAACTCAGAGGAAATCCGTGCACATTCAGCTTCACACTCGAACCGGGTAGAGAATACAGCATCGAGGCAAAAAAGACCGGTTACTTCAACGATGTGGTGCATGTGAGCACCATGAAATTGACTCCAGCCGATACCTTGACCAAGGAATTGAAACTGGAGAAGATTCCGAGAAAACCAATTGTTCTGAACGGAATCAACTATGGTTATGACAGCGCAGACCTGACCGCGGATGCGAAGATCAGCCTCGATACGGGCCTGTACCCGATCATGACAGATAATCCGCAGATCATCATTGAGCTTTCTTCACACACCGATTCTAAAGGTTCGGATGATTATAACCTTAAACTGTCTGAAAGACGTGCGAAAAGTGTGGTCGATTACATGATCTCCAAAGGAATTGACCCGCAGCGTTTGGTGCCAAAAGGCTATGGAGAGAACAAGCCCATTGCGCTCAACGAATTTGAAGATGGCACCGATAATCCCGATGGCCGCGCCCGCAATAGAAGAACAGAATTCGAAATTATCGGAGAGCTTTCGGAAGATCAATATCTTCCAGAACAGGATTGA
- a CDS encoding PorP/SprF family type IX secretion system membrane protein codes for MFSSLFCVLSILLGGSVLQAQDIHLTQFYTNQQNLNPGMVGMYDGAYRAVGNYRHQWPEINKAITTGLVGFDKKFFFFKDEIDAGILVANDNYSGYSLNTAKIFVTAAYKKVIRGHEVRAGIQMGAVIRSTDLSSQTFPDQWVYQTGIFDPSLYNGEDNIKATQAFFDMNLGFAWSHQFKKFKPTVGFSIFHINRPKDTYFNAQAERLRTRQSVQVLVDVPINSSFSAEPKLLYMWTTKVQDMVLGANVKYHIKNAMIKNIYLGIMYRGGFGRNSDAVAPVAGFHIKNFDVGLSYDFNVSKLSTQSNLKTTFELSLIYTAPLFTPKSLAIPCDRY; via the coding sequence ATGTTTTCTTCTCTTTTCTGCGTGCTTTCTATTTTGCTAGGAGGAAGCGTATTGCAGGCTCAAGACATTCATCTTACGCAGTTCTACACCAATCAGCAGAATCTGAATCCAGGAATGGTGGGTATGTACGATGGTGCCTACCGAGCAGTTGGAAATTATCGGCATCAATGGCCAGAGATCAATAAGGCCATTACCACTGGTTTGGTCGGGTTTGATAAGAAATTCTTCTTTTTCAAAGATGAGATCGATGCAGGGATTCTTGTTGCTAACGACAACTATTCGGGCTACAGTTTAAACACCGCAAAGATCTTTGTGACCGCAGCGTACAAGAAGGTCATAAGAGGTCACGAAGTGAGGGCTGGTATTCAAATGGGTGCAGTGATCAGAAGCACTGATTTAAGTTCTCAGACATTTCCAGATCAGTGGGTCTATCAAACAGGAATATTTGACCCATCTCTTTACAACGGTGAGGACAACATAAAAGCAACGCAGGCTTTTTTCGATATGAATCTAGGCTTTGCTTGGAGTCATCAGTTCAAGAAATTCAAGCCAACTGTTGGGTTTTCCATTTTCCATATCAACCGTCCAAAAGACACCTATTTCAACGCACAGGCCGAGCGACTTAGAACCCGACAATCTGTGCAAGTACTGGTAGATGTGCCGATCAATTCTTCCTTCTCAGCCGAACCAAAGTTGCTTTACATGTGGACAACCAAGGTTCAGGATATGGTGCTTGGCGCAAATGTGAAGTATCACATCAAGAATGCGATGATCAAGAATATCTATCTCGGCATCATGTATCGTGGTGGTTTTGGCCGAAACAGCGATGCGGTTGCTCCCGTTGCAGGTTTCCATATCAAGAATTTTGATGTTGGATTGAGTTACGATTTCAACGTATCTAAACTCAGCACACAAAGCAATCTGAAAACCACCTTCGAGCTATCGCTGATCTACACAGCGCCACTATTCACGCCTAAAAGCCTGGCCATACCTTGCGACAGATATTGA